A genomic segment from uncultured Marinifilum sp. encodes:
- a CDS encoding putative quinol monooxygenase — protein MNSQKITIVARILAKEEKGEFVKAELLKLAGLSKSDKGCVNYDLHQDKENADLFFVHENWVNRDSLQKHVESKHFANYVKVTEGAVEEFVVNEMFHIA, from the coding sequence ATGAATAGTCAAAAAATAACTATTGTCGCTAGAATATTAGCGAAAGAAGAAAAAGGAGAATTTGTAAAGGCTGAATTACTGAAACTGGCTGGTCTTTCAAAATCAGATAAAGGATGTGTCAATTACGATTTACATCAGGATAAGGAAAATGCAGATCTATTTTTCGTTCACGAAAACTGGGTGAATCGCGATTCTTTGCAGAAACACGTAGAAAGCAAGCATTTTGCAAATTACGTTAAAGTAACAGAAGGAGCAGTTGAGGAGTTTGTTGTGAATGAAATGTTTCACATAGCATAA
- a CDS encoding radical SAM protein, with translation MNYTGPVYRPPYEANTLLLQVTVGCAHNKCTFCTMYRDVKFSVDKMDQVEKDLQEAQAKYPTVKRVFLVNGDAFVLSGRRLKAVAEMIHKYLPEVEIITMYASINNIMGKTDEELAELKKFGIGDLWVGVETGLGDALDYLNKGASIEDVYEQLERLNKAGITFFYGFMFGAAGKGRGIENAEANAKLINKVKPLGIVPTTLNVNEGTQLEKDVEEGKFEMATEREVLEEQIKTLELVNVPTYYMGIHIINTVSFDAQLPKDKQAAIDRVSYVLSDADEAVLDSVPARHSI, from the coding sequence ATGAATTATACAGGACCAGTATACAGACCTCCTTACGAGGCAAATACACTTCTATTGCAAGTTACAGTTGGCTGTGCACATAACAAATGTACCTTTTGTACCATGTATCGTGATGTGAAATTTTCGGTTGATAAAATGGATCAGGTTGAGAAGGATTTGCAGGAAGCTCAAGCAAAGTATCCTACTGTTAAGCGTGTGTTTTTGGTGAATGGAGATGCTTTCGTTCTTTCGGGAAGACGCTTAAAGGCAGTTGCGGAAATGATTCACAAATATCTGCCTGAGGTTGAGATCATCACCATGTATGCATCCATTAACAATATAATGGGTAAAACCGATGAGGAATTGGCAGAACTAAAAAAGTTTGGTATTGGTGACTTGTGGGTTGGAGTAGAGACAGGTTTGGGTGATGCGCTGGATTATCTGAACAAAGGTGCTTCGATAGAAGATGTCTACGAACAATTGGAGCGATTAAACAAAGCCGGTATTACTTTCTTTTACGGATTCATGTTTGGTGCTGCAGGTAAAGGCAGAGGAATAGAAAATGCTGAGGCCAATGCAAAACTGATTAACAAAGTGAAACCTTTGGGAATTGTTCCAACCACATTAAATGTGAATGAGGGAACCCAATTGGAGAAAGATGTTGAAGAAGGCAAATTCGAAATGGCTACCGAGCGAGAAGTTTTGGAAGAGCAAATCAAGACATTGGAATTGGTAAATGTGCCTACTTATTATATGGGAATTCATATTATCAATACGGTAAGTTTCGATGCGCAATTACCAAAAGATAAGCAGGCAGCTATCGATAGAGTAAGCTATGTTCTTTCTGATGCTGATGAAGCCGTATTGGATAGTGTACCAGCACGTCATTCCATTTAA
- a CDS encoding nitroreductase family protein, which translates to MDAIKMIEERRSVRKFKDEVVDQETIKEVISTARWAPSWGNYQIARYTMVNDPETIAKLKHDGVNDFVYNIGTLANAKNVAIISFVKGKSGKIEKLELEDGEFNYDGSASSWEVFDAGIACQTFCLAAHAKGIGTTIMGVINDKAISEILDLPEEETVAAMIVYGYPDESPKATPRKDVDEILRFV; encoded by the coding sequence ATGGATGCAATTAAAATGATTGAAGAACGCAGAAGCGTTAGAAAATTTAAAGATGAAGTAGTAGATCAGGAAACTATTAAAGAGGTTATCTCAACTGCGCGTTGGGCACCTTCTTGGGGAAACTATCAAATTGCAAGATATACAATGGTAAATGATCCTGAAACCATTGCAAAATTAAAACACGATGGTGTTAATGATTTTGTTTACAATATAGGAACATTAGCGAATGCTAAAAATGTGGCGATTATAAGCTTTGTGAAAGGAAAGAGCGGAAAAATAGAAAAACTGGAATTGGAAGATGGAGAGTTCAATTACGATGGATCAGCAAGTTCATGGGAGGTTTTTGATGCAGGTATCGCTTGTCAGACTTTCTGTTTAGCTGCTCATGCCAAAGGAATTGGTACAACAATTATGGGTGTAATCAACGATAAGGCAATCTCTGAAATTCTGGATTTACCGGAAGAAGAAACTGTTGCGGCAATGATTGTTTATGGTTATCCGGATGAAAGTCCAAAAGCTACTCCACGAAAAGATGTTGATGAGATTTTGCGTTTTGTTTAA
- a CDS encoding SDR family NAD(P)-dependent oxidoreductase, translating to MKKNILITGSTDGIGKLLALQLAGEGHRIFIHGRNEEKVNKVLAEIKKAAKNVEINGFVADLSNLDAVRKMAKQVNDEVSHIDVLINNAGVFKSPISLNKHGLELRFVVNYLAPYLLTKEIMPVIKKGTDSRIINLSSAAQASVSYDVIVGKKDVSVNESYAQSKLALTMWSFDLAKKLDDIAVIAVNPGSLLNTKMANEAYGQYWSSADKGSNILYELAVSQNHKGITGKYFDNDKGMYADAHPDAYNEGAINQLIKQTEKLVE from the coding sequence ATGAAGAAAAACATATTAATAACGGGAAGTACTGATGGAATTGGGAAATTGCTAGCTCTGCAATTAGCAGGAGAAGGACATCGTATTTTTATCCACGGAAGAAATGAAGAAAAGGTAAATAAAGTACTTGCAGAGATAAAAAAAGCTGCAAAAAATGTGGAAATTAATGGTTTTGTTGCTGATCTTTCCAATTTAGATGCTGTAAGAAAAATGGCTAAGCAGGTGAATGATGAAGTATCGCATATCGATGTTTTAATCAATAATGCCGGTGTTTTTAAGAGTCCGATTTCTTTGAACAAGCATGGTTTGGAATTGCGCTTTGTAGTTAACTATTTAGCGCCTTATTTGCTGACTAAAGAGATAATGCCTGTCATTAAAAAAGGAACTGATTCTCGTATTATTAACTTGAGTTCTGCAGCACAAGCTTCGGTTTCTTACGATGTTATTGTAGGTAAAAAAGATGTGTCGGTTAACGAATCGTATGCGCAAAGCAAACTGGCATTAACCATGTGGAGTTTCGATTTGGCTAAAAAGTTGGATGATATTGCAGTAATTGCTGTAAATCCGGGTTCGTTGTTGAATACTAAAATGGCAAACGAAGCCTACGGACAATATTGGTCTTCGGCCGATAAAGGATCGAATATTTTATACGAACTGGCAGTTTCGCAAAATCACAAAGGAATTACAGGAAAGTATTTTGACAATGATAAGGGAATGTATGCCGATGCTCATCCCGATGCATATAACGAAGGCGCAATTAATCAACTTATTAAACAAACAGAGAAATTAGTAGAATAA
- a CDS encoding TonB-dependent receptor, with amino-acid sequence MQFRNYILISVLLLLSQSLLAQVGSLSGKINAKQSQEALIGANVYFHGTTIGTATNGEGAYSLKNIKAGEYEVYVSYSGYARKKQTIQIKEGVNTLNVQLEKSKKQLGEVVVTGTGTPHHLKSAPVQTELIGKKLVKAVSASGFADLMTGISPSFDFNPGNMGSFIQLNGLGNDYILILVDGKRMYGDVGGQNDINRINPDDIEKIEVVKGASSSLYGSEAIAGVVNIITKKSKRKVYAENNTRLSEYGTWQQYNKVGLNIGRFSSLTSYSRKESDGWQLSKFEIDEDNDNDDPSDDVLVETDAKQVNAYDDYTLSQRFDYALSKKLSVYAMGSKYEKDVKLPTTVKKYGYYYNDFSYSAGAKFLINKTDRLTFDYNSDQFKYYYKYNQDYKDYLAGNKSLNTKQKREDLNLKYIFRLNKSNLFTLGSEYVKEKLESEGRLIGNKKDAYTFSLFAQDEIKLVENLSLVAGVRYVKHKEFGHDFTPKVSALYKLNNFNFRATYANGFKAPTLKELYYRYEKGSRLYLGNSDLDPQKSNYYSFSVEYIVSKLSLSVSAYQNKIDDMIAYETISTSDADKVNGIKTTRQHFNIEEAKSTGIDFIFNYKIGAGFTIGGGYSYVNAKNETDDMDLEGVAENYANLRLLYDRSWKDYSLNVSLTGRIQDDKFYDGEPDAEGYNLWKLSTSHRFANVGAFNLEATAGIDNIFDYKDNSPYGSHYGTVNPGRTVFIGCNIKFAK; translated from the coding sequence ATGCAGTTTAGAAATTACATTCTAATTAGTGTTTTGTTATTGCTAAGTCAGAGCCTACTGGCACAAGTCGGATCTTTATCGGGAAAAATAAATGCCAAACAAAGTCAGGAGGCATTAATTGGTGCCAACGTTTATTTCCATGGAACCACCATTGGAACAGCTACCAACGGAGAAGGAGCTTATAGCCTAAAAAATATAAAAGCTGGGGAATATGAAGTTTATGTTTCTTATTCGGGTTACGCAAGAAAAAAACAGACCATACAAATTAAAGAAGGAGTAAATACTCTTAATGTTCAGTTAGAAAAATCTAAAAAACAACTGGGCGAAGTGGTTGTTACCGGAACAGGAACGCCTCATCATTTAAAAAGTGCTCCTGTACAAACCGAATTAATTGGAAAGAAACTGGTAAAGGCAGTTTCGGCATCGGGTTTTGCCGATTTAATGACTGGCATTAGTCCATCTTTCGACTTTAACCCAGGAAATATGGGATCTTTTATTCAGCTAAATGGTTTAGGTAATGATTATATTCTTATTCTTGTTGATGGGAAAAGAATGTATGGCGATGTTGGAGGTCAAAACGATATTAACCGTATTAATCCCGATGATATCGAAAAAATTGAGGTGGTAAAAGGAGCTTCTTCTTCTCTTTACGGATCGGAAGCCATTGCAGGTGTAGTAAACATTATCACTAAAAAATCGAAACGTAAAGTATATGCCGAAAATAATACTCGCCTAAGCGAATACGGAACCTGGCAGCAGTACAATAAAGTAGGCCTGAATATTGGTCGTTTTTCTTCTCTTACTTCTTATTCAAGAAAAGAATCAGACGGCTGGCAGTTAAGTAAATTCGAGATTGATGAGGATAATGATAACGACGATCCTTCCGATGATGTTTTAGTAGAAACCGATGCCAAGCAGGTAAATGCTTATGACGATTACACTTTAAGTCAGCGTTTCGATTATGCACTAAGCAAAAAGCTGAGTGTTTATGCCATGGGTTCTAAATACGAGAAAGATGTGAAATTACCTACTACAGTGAAAAAATATGGTTATTATTATAATGATTTTTCTTATTCTGCTGGTGCAAAATTTCTAATTAATAAAACAGACCGATTAACTTTCGATTACAATTCCGATCAGTTTAAGTATTATTACAAATACAATCAGGATTATAAAGATTATTTGGCGGGTAATAAATCGCTAAACACAAAACAGAAGCGCGAAGATCTTAACCTAAAATATATTTTTAGACTAAATAAGTCCAATCTTTTTACTTTGGGTAGTGAGTATGTAAAGGAAAAATTAGAATCGGAAGGCCGATTAATAGGGAATAAAAAAGACGCATACACTTTTTCTCTTTTTGCTCAGGACGAAATTAAATTAGTTGAAAATTTATCACTAGTAGCTGGGGTACGTTACGTAAAGCATAAAGAATTTGGTCACGATTTTACTCCTAAAGTATCGGCATTGTATAAGCTTAATAATTTTAATTTTAGAGCAACTTATGCCAATGGATTTAAAGCGCCAACCTTAAAAGAACTTTATTACCGTTACGAAAAAGGAAGCAGGCTTTATCTTGGAAATTCAGATTTAGATCCTCAAAAATCAAATTACTATTCTTTCTCTGTTGAGTACATTGTTTCAAAATTATCTCTTAGCGTTTCGGCTTATCAAAATAAAATTGATGATATGATTGCCTACGAAACCATATCAACCAGCGATGCCGATAAAGTCAATGGCATAAAAACAACACGTCAGCATTTTAATATCGAGGAAGCAAAATCTACGGGCATCGATTTTATTTTTAACTACAAAATTGGTGCAGGTTTTACCATTGGTGGTGGATATTCTTATGTAAATGCGAAAAACGAAACCGACGATATGGATTTGGAAGGTGTTGCTGAAAATTATGCAAACCTACGTTTGTTATATGACAGAAGCTGGAAGGATTATTCGCTTAATGTAAGTCTTACCGGACGTATTCAGGATGATAAATTTTACGATGGAGAGCCAGATGCCGAAGGATATAATCTTTGGAAACTAAGTACATCGCATCGTTTTGCCAATGTAGGTGCTTTTAATTTGGAAGCAACTGCCGGTATCGACAATATTTTCGATTATAAAGATAATAGTCCTTACGGATCTCATTACGGAACAGTAAACCCTGGAAGAACCGTGTTTATTGGATGTAATATTAAATTCGCAAAATAA
- a CDS encoding PepSY domain-containing protein yields the protein MGSLKKIIIQIHNLSGTFLSLMFVIWFLSGFVLIYAGFPHASREERFLHLSFLSKADFDSIQVPTHLSGKVELEKMNGVPVYRAYKGKKAQKVYNAVSLKAYGKTSQKEAIALAEDFVGAELDAVEKIVELDQWMPWSYYKPLLPIYKCTMDDEEHTRIYISEKSGSIVQETTRASRWAGRLGAIPHWIYFRSLRLQKDLWAKVVMSIAFIGVLVSLSGLIAGFIRLRKRKKKEKLTGFTPYKKFWHKWHHITGFVFGLFVFTFILSGLVSVSDIPACIVPVHSKVSAKKVWNQSCDISQFPENSFTNLWKAVENKSEIRKVAFKTVMDQAYFWVYFNNYEKAEVYTVEKYEVYRKSNFSKQEVKSWCKNKFPRFDYDLKDQNDFDAYYQPSGMSPRPLPVWQINLYDKDNTRMYIDAQTGEVLKSYNNNDRWRRWLYRSLHAFDFPFLKKHDWLRKLVLIILSIGGTAVSISGFALGIKWIKRKSKKKNYIGCSSKK from the coding sequence ATGGGTAGCTTAAAAAAAATAATAATTCAAATTCACAATCTATCAGGTACTTTTCTCAGCCTGATGTTTGTAATTTGGTTTTTATCGGGTTTTGTTCTGATTTATGCAGGATTTCCTCACGCATCGCGCGAAGAAAGATTCCTGCATTTGTCGTTTCTAAGCAAAGCTGATTTTGATTCTATTCAGGTTCCCACACATTTATCGGGGAAGGTAGAGCTCGAAAAAATGAATGGTGTGCCTGTTTACAGAGCTTACAAAGGCAAAAAAGCACAGAAAGTATACAATGCAGTTTCTTTAAAAGCTTATGGAAAAACCAGCCAGAAAGAAGCCATTGCTCTTGCCGAGGATTTTGTAGGTGCCGAACTTGATGCTGTTGAGAAAATAGTTGAGCTGGATCAGTGGATGCCATGGTCGTATTACAAACCTTTATTGCCCATTTACAAATGTACGATGGATGATGAGGAACACACACGCATTTATATCTCCGAAAAATCGGGCAGTATTGTGCAGGAAACAACAAGAGCTAGCCGATGGGCCGGACGTTTAGGTGCCATTCCTCACTGGATTTATTTTCGCTCTCTGCGTTTACAAAAAGACTTGTGGGCAAAAGTAGTTATGAGTATCGCGTTTATTGGTGTTTTGGTAAGTTTATCGGGTTTAATTGCGGGGTTTATCCGTTTAAGAAAAAGAAAAAAGAAAGAAAAATTAACTGGCTTTACTCCCTACAAGAAATTCTGGCACAAGTGGCATCATATAACAGGATTTGTGTTCGGTTTATTTGTATTTACTTTTATTTTAAGTGGTTTGGTTTCGGTTAGCGATATTCCTGCCTGTATAGTTCCGGTTCATTCTAAAGTATCGGCAAAGAAAGTCTGGAATCAGTCCTGCGATATAAGCCAGTTTCCTGAAAATTCGTTTACAAATTTATGGAAGGCTGTAGAAAATAAAAGTGAAATCCGTAAAGTAGCTTTTAAAACAGTAATGGACCAGGCTTATTTTTGGGTGTATTTTAATAATTATGAAAAGGCCGAAGTTTATACAGTTGAAAAATATGAAGTTTATAGAAAGTCTAATTTTTCTAAACAAGAAGTTAAAAGTTGGTGTAAAAATAAATTTCCAAGATTCGACTATGATTTAAAAGATCAGAATGATTTTGATGCTTATTATCAGCCCTCTGGCATGTCGCCACGACCTTTACCAGTATGGCAAATAAACTTGTACGATAAAGATAATACTCGAATGTATATTGATGCACAAACTGGCGAAGTACTAAAAAGCTACAATAATAACGACCGATGGCGGCGTTGGTTGTATCGATCTTTACATGCATTCGATTTTCCATTTCTAAAAAAACACGATTGGTTAAGAAAATTAGTTCTGATAATTCTTTCTATTGGAGGAACTGCTGTAAGTATTTCGGGTTTTGCTTTGGGAATTAAATGGATTAAACGAAAGTCGAAAAAGAAAAATTACATAGGATGTAGTTCTAAAAAATAA
- a CDS encoding sirohydrochlorin cobaltochelatase: protein MIGKYRFFSLTKITLLLILLTSSFMAISKTKETGKNGILLVAFGSSYAETRATFKHIEEQVQAAFPNEEIRWAFTSKFIRKKLRKRGEKIDSPAEALAKMGEDGFEKVAVQSLHVIPGEEYENLKKTVDAFSGMPKGIKEVKLGEPLLYHHADISNLSDALLKNLPKQIGVKDAVVFMGHGTHHFANVYYPAMQYYLWQRNSNFYMATVEGYPELNEVMDKLAENKSRKVWLLPFMTIAGDHARNDMAGEESDSWKSQLEEKGYEVEAVLTGMADHKEVIQIWIEHLQKILIELNSKQ, encoded by the coding sequence ATGATTGGAAAATACAGATTCTTTAGTTTAACAAAAATCACTTTATTACTGATTTTACTAACATCTTCATTTATGGCGATATCGAAAACAAAAGAAACAGGTAAAAACGGAATTCTGCTAGTTGCATTTGGTTCCAGTTATGCCGAAACAAGAGCAACATTTAAACATATCGAAGAGCAAGTACAAGCTGCATTCCCGAATGAAGAAATTCGTTGGGCTTTTACCTCTAAATTTATCCGTAAAAAACTAAGAAAAAGAGGAGAAAAAATCGATTCGCCAGCCGAAGCTCTGGCAAAAATGGGAGAGGATGGTTTCGAGAAAGTAGCCGTTCAGTCATTGCATGTTATTCCTGGAGAAGAATACGAGAATTTGAAAAAAACTGTAGATGCTTTTTCAGGAATGCCAAAAGGAATAAAGGAAGTGAAACTGGGTGAGCCTTTACTGTATCATCATGCTGATATTTCAAATTTAAGTGATGCTTTACTAAAGAACTTACCAAAACAAATTGGTGTGAAAGATGCCGTTGTTTTTATGGGCCACGGAACGCATCATTTTGCCAATGTTTATTATCCTGCCATGCAATATTATTTGTGGCAGAGAAATAGCAATTTTTATATGGCTACAGTTGAGGGTTATCCCGAATTGAACGAGGTAATGGATAAACTAGCAGAAAATAAAAGTAGGAAAGTGTGGTTGCTACCATTTATGACCATTGCCGGCGATCATGCCCGAAACGATATGGCAGGAGAAGAAAGCGATAGCTGGAAATCGCAATTGGAGGAAAAAGGATACGAAGTAGAAGCTGTGCTTACCGGAATGGCAGACCATAAAGAGGTAATTCAAATTTGGATTGAGCATTTGCAGAAAATTCTAATAGAACTTAACTCGAAACAATAA
- a CDS encoding ABC transporter substrate-binding protein codes for MSRIFYLKSILGIFAIVFSSCQIKTKEQSLNALNSYEQKELKHAKGFELFSSGNDKVLRIYNSKSADSTYQDFKLVKKKTAANEIQVPCKKIICLSSTQLTYFFALNDIDKIAATNSSRHLFHKGLNAKIKEGKVKRVGKEGHFNTELIAGINPDLIFVSPYKTGGYDALKNLGIPLVPMAAYDEKTPLGRAEWVKMIAPFIGKENQADSLFEKLSVRYDSLKNLTHKIKKRPTVFSGKMRSGIWYVPGGKSFYANYFRDAGAKYIVEDDKQGAYPLDYETVYTKAANCDYWRILVPEPVGFGRKALIEQDGRYGDFKAYKTGNVIMCNIREKPYYEQNAMKPDIILADYIHYFHPDLLPDYKPQFYEVLK; via the coding sequence ATGAGCAGAATATTTTACTTAAAAAGCATACTTGGAATTTTTGCCATTGTGTTTTCTTCTTGTCAGATTAAAACAAAGGAGCAAAGCTTAAATGCTTTGAATTCTTATGAGCAAAAAGAATTGAAACATGCGAAAGGTTTCGAGCTTTTTAGTTCGGGGAATGATAAAGTTCTGAGAATTTACAATTCCAAAAGTGCCGATTCAACTTATCAGGATTTTAAGCTGGTGAAAAAAAAGACTGCAGCAAACGAAATTCAGGTGCCTTGTAAAAAAATAATCTGTCTATCGTCAACACAGCTAACCTATTTTTTTGCTTTAAACGATATTGATAAAATTGCTGCTACAAATAGCAGCCGACATCTGTTTCACAAAGGTTTAAATGCAAAAATAAAAGAGGGAAAAGTAAAACGAGTTGGAAAAGAAGGACATTTTAATACCGAGCTTATTGCCGGAATAAACCCTGATTTAATTTTTGTGTCGCCATATAAAACGGGAGGTTACGATGCTCTAAAAAATCTGGGAATTCCTTTGGTTCCTATGGCTGCTTACGACGAAAAAACTCCACTTGGAAGAGCCGAATGGGTTAAAATGATTGCTCCTTTTATTGGAAAGGAAAATCAGGCCGATTCTTTATTCGAAAAGCTATCGGTTCGTTACGATTCTCTTAAAAATCTTACCCATAAAATTAAAAAGAGACCAACAGTTTTTTCTGGAAAAATGCGATCGGGAATTTGGTATGTGCCCGGAGGCAAGAGTTTTTATGCCAATTATTTTCGCGATGCAGGAGCAAAATATATTGTTGAAGACGATAAGCAGGGAGCCTATCCTCTCGATTACGAAACGGTTTACACAAAAGCTGCCAATTGCGATTACTGGCGAATTTTAGTACCCGAGCCAGTTGGTTTTGGGCGTAAAGCACTTATAGAGCAAGATGGACGTTATGGCGATTTTAAAGCTTATAAAACCGGAAATGTGATTATGTGTAACATTCGTGAAAAACCTTATTACGAGCAAAATGCCATGAAACCAGATATAATTTTAGCCGATTATATTCATTACTTTCACCCCGATTTATTGCCAGATTATAAACCTCAGTTTTACGAAGTTTTAAAATAA
- a CDS encoding iron ABC transporter permease has product MHSLLLKKSILIPVSLLVLMLLAALNLALGSVKIPMDEVIQIVLGNGSSNIIWENILLRTRLPQTIVALGAGMALGVSGLLMQTLFRNPLAGPSVLGISSGSSLGVGFVLLVAGQVWGFSFSRIGIWGDLAVIFASLGGAFAVLALILFISHKIGGTLSVLIIGVMIGYLSNSVLSVLKFYSMEEDVQSYVIWGLGSFSRLSVVRAYLFAAITIIPSILALLLSKSLNLMALGDRYASNLGLKIKRARLLIILCAGTLTAIVTAFCGPIIFIGMAVPHLAKLVSRTSNHLYLICNACILGAATALLCNLLARLPGMESELPINSVTAFIGAPVVISVIWKKRKENF; this is encoded by the coding sequence ATGCATTCATTATTATTAAAAAAATCGATTTTAATTCCTGTATCCCTGCTTGTTTTAATGCTATTGGCAGCTTTAAACTTAGCATTGGGATCGGTAAAAATTCCCATGGATGAGGTCATACAAATTGTGTTGGGAAATGGATCGTCGAATATTATTTGGGAGAATATTTTATTGCGTACTCGTTTGCCACAAACTATTGTTGCTTTGGGTGCTGGAATGGCTTTAGGAGTATCTGGTTTGTTAATGCAAACTCTGTTTCGAAATCCTTTGGCTGGACCATCGGTTTTGGGAATTTCTTCGGGTTCTAGCTTGGGAGTAGGTTTTGTTTTATTGGTAGCCGGACAGGTTTGGGGATTTTCATTTTCCCGTATTGGAATTTGGGGCGATTTGGCAGTAATTTTTGCTTCCTTGGGGGGTGCTTTTGCAGTATTGGCCTTAATTTTATTTATCTCTCATAAAATTGGAGGTACACTTAGTGTTCTGATTATTGGTGTAATGATAGGCTATTTGTCCAATTCAGTTTTAAGTGTACTTAAGTTTTACAGCATGGAGGAGGATGTTCAAAGTTATGTTATTTGGGGATTAGGCAGTTTCTCCCGCTTGTCGGTAGTAAGAGCATATTTGTTTGCCGCCATCACCATTATTCCTTCCATATTGGCTTTACTTTTAAGTAAATCTTTAAATTTAATGGCTCTTGGCGATCGGTATGCCAGTAATTTAGGTTTGAAAATTAAACGAGCACGATTACTCATTATTTTATGTGCGGGAACTTTAACGGCAATTGTAACAGCTTTTTGCGGACCCATAATTTTTATAGGAATGGCTGTACCTCATTTGGCAAAATTGGTTTCACGAACCAGTAATCATTTGTATTTAATTTGCAATGCCTGCATACTTGGAGCAGCAACGGCATTATTGTGTAATTTGCTGGCTCGTCTTCCGGGAATGGAAAGCGAGTTGCCTATTAATTCGGTAACAGCATTTATTGGTGCTCCGGTAGTAATATCGGTAATCTGGAAAAAACGAAAAGAAAATTTTTAG
- a CDS encoding ABC transporter ATP-binding protein, whose amino-acid sequence MSSCLLQLKDLSVGYGSKLVANKLSANIPSGELICLLGSNGTGKSTLIRSICAFQPVLAGSVIVDKLDVHKLGARELSKSIAVVLTDRVVVPNATVSELVGYGRSPYTGMLGRLNANDKAIVSNAIKECGIAHKKDSTLSSLSDGERQKAFIAKALAQDTPLIILDEPTAFLDLPARVEIMQLLRNIANSSGKSILMSTHDLDLALQLSDRLWLLQQGGPLVTGSPEDLLLKNAFQSMFRHKGVIFDNKTGLFKVKHNQNTEVAVKGHGFEYVLLRRALSRNGVKVVRAKEEDYNRLEVCSKSEKPFQIYLDNECIKSEESLEEFVNQVKLMLDFLDLKKQICSKSRKIL is encoded by the coding sequence ATGAGTTCATGTTTATTGCAGTTAAAAGATCTTTCGGTGGGATATGGCAGCAAGCTTGTAGCCAATAAGCTCTCGGCAAATATTCCTTCGGGAGAGTTAATATGCCTGCTGGGTTCCAATGGAACTGGTAAAAGCACATTAATTCGAAGTATTTGTGCTTTTCAGCCAGTATTGGCAGGGAGTGTTATTGTCGATAAATTGGATGTTCATAAGTTGGGTGCAAGAGAATTGTCGAAATCTATAGCTGTGGTTTTAACCGATAGAGTTGTGGTGCCCAATGCTACCGTAAGCGAATTGGTGGGCTATGGCCGAAGTCCGTATACCGGAATGTTGGGTCGCTTAAATGCAAATGATAAGGCAATTGTTTCCAATGCCATAAAAGAATGTGGAATTGCACACAAAAAGGATAGTACGCTTTCTTCTTTAAGCGATGGTGAGCGACAGAAAGCTTTTATTGCCAAAGCTCTGGCTCAGGATACGCCACTAATCATTCTCGATGAGCCAACTGCTTTTCTCGATCTTCCTGCTCGAGTAGAAATTATGCAATTGCTTCGAAATATTGCCAACTCGTCGGGCAAATCCATATTAATGTCTACTCACGATTTAGATTTGGCTTTGCAATTATCCGATCGTTTATGGCTATTACAGCAAGGTGGCCCTTTGGTTACCGGTAGTCCCGAAGATTTACTTCTGAAAAATGCCTTTCAGTCTATGTTCCGGCACAAAGGAGTAATATTCGATAATAAAACCGGATTGTTTAAGGTAAAGCATAATCAAAATACCGAAGTGGCAGTAAAAGGCCATGGTTTCGAATATGTATTGTTGCGCCGTGCTTTATCTCGTAATGGTGTTAAAGTTGTTAGGGCCAAGGAGGAAGATTATAATCGTTTGGAAGTTTGTAGCAAATCCGAAAAGCCATTTCAAATTTATTTGGATAATGAATGTATTAAAAGCGAGGAATCGCTCGAAGAGTTTGTAAATCAGGTTAAATTAATGTTGGATTTTCTGGATCTTAAGAAGCAGATTTGTAGCAAATCGCGAAAAATATTGTAA